CGTTGATGGTCAGCTTGATAGCGGGTGTTTGCGGGGTGGTGTACCGGTACAAATCCCCCGGCATGGGCTGGTTGGTGGCCCAGCCCGGCACCCGGATCAAGACCGGAAACGCAGTAGCTTTTTTGGGCGATACAGTTAGTTTAATTGCGCCATCCCACGGATACAGCGTCTGCTGCTGGATCTTGACCGCTGTTTCGGCTAGCTTCACTTCGGTCTGGCTGTCGGCAAATAGGTTGACAAACAATTCGTTGTTGCGTAGGGCGTAAATGTAGCCCGGTAGCGCGGGCAGAAACCGGACCACGTTGCTCGGGCAGCAGTTGATGCCAAACCAGGGTGATCGTTGGGCGGGTTGGCCGTTTCCGAAATCTTTCTTGCCGTTCGACGACATCGGATTGACGTAGAAAAACTTGTCACCTTGCAGGGATAATCCGCCCAGAAAACCGTTGTACAGCACCCGCTCAAACACATCCATGTACTTTGACTCGCCCGTCAGCAAAAACAGGCGGTGGTTCCAGAGCAGGTTGGCCACGGCCGCGCAGGTTTCCGCGTAGGCGGCATCGTTGGGCAACACGTACGGATCGTCGAAGGATTCCCCGTTTTCCCGCGCGCCAACCCCCCCGGTGACGTACTGCTTGCGGGTGGTGGCATCCTCCCAGATTTTCATCACCACATCCCGAATGGCCTGATCGTTTTGCAAAGCCGCCAGATCCGTCATTCCGGCGTAGAGGTACTGCGCCCGCACGGCATGGCCCACGGCTTCGTTTTGCTGCACCACGGGTTTGTGATCCTGGAAATAAGCCGGGCCGAGGTTGTGAGCATCCTGAAACAACGCCCGTTTATCACCGCGCCCGCGCATGTCCACGAAGAAACGAGCGAGATCAAGGTAGTTTTTGGTGCCCGTAACCCGGTAAAGTTTAACGAGGGCGATTTCAATCTCTTCGTGCCCCGGTACGACGATGATCTGACCCGGTTTGGGACCAATGGTTTTAACTAAATGGTTCGCATTTTTGATGGCAACCTCCAGTAGCGACCGTTTGCCGGTGGCCTGAAAGTGGGCGACGGCGGCTTCGTAGAGGTGCCCGACGTTGTACAACTCATGGCTGCCATTTTCGAACCCGTACCGATAAGGGCCCGCAATCCAGTCTTTCAAACCCGTGCTGTCGCCAAAAATGGTGCGGATGGTGTACAGATAGCCATCGGGTTCCTGGGCCGCTGCGAAGAGGGTAATCAGGCTATCGAGGTAGCGGTCGAGTTTGGCGTCGTACCGGTTCTGGAGCGAGTAAGCGGCTCCCTCCACCACTTTATAAACATCGGATTCATCGAACCGGACGCCGTTGAAGGTACCCTTTTTTAGTCCGCCGGCCACGGCAAAATTCTCGAACTTGCCGGTTTCTTCCAGTTTATGAAAGGCGTGGGGAAGGGTGACGGTTCGGGCTCTTTCCAGCCGGTCGTACCAGAAACCGGACTGCACTTTTACCTGCGAGAGCGGAACCGGAGTAATGGGATAATCCTGCGAAAAACCACGCAGGGTTACAAACAGAAGAAAGAAACCCCAAAAAGAATGCTTCATACGTTGAGAAATCAGGTTAGTTTAAGGACACTGCGGTCCGGGATAAACACCAGCCAGCCTTCCACCCGCGCATGGCCCATTTGCTGATACATCCGCATAAACGACCGCATCCGGGCGTGCTGGGCATCGTCGGCCGGCTCGGTCAGGTAATTGGCCAGAACCGTTTTGTCCGGAAAATGAACCACCCGGTTTGGGCCGCTCCGCTGCGATTTGCCCCCGTTGCTGCTCAGAATCCGCCGGTTGTTGTCACCCCGACTGGCCGGGGTGAAGAGCGACCCCATGTCCGGATCGGCCAGCAGCGTGTGGAGCGCCGACTGCATGGCTTCCTGCTCCGAAGCCCGCAACAGCCCCTCGGCCACCATCCGGCGAATCGTCCCTTCTGCATCATCGGGCGTCTGAATCAGCGACAGGGCGGTGCAGACTTTCTGCCACCAGGCCCGGGCTTTTTCGAAAGCCGTCGGGTCGAACGTCCGCTCGATGCGCCGGAGCCGGAGCGGCTGCGTGCCTTCGCGGTTGCCCACCCAGACCGAAAAAGGTTCACTAGGTAGTAACGGTCGGTGGGTGGGTTGAGTTATATAATCGTACAAAGAATAGCTCGCTTTGCCGTCTTCCCAACACGGATTGCCCCGCAAATCAGTCAGATACGTATACAGCCAGAAATCAATGCCGTTGGCGTTTTTGTAGCCGCCGTCTTTGGTCGTCGAGAAATCCTGCTTGGCCGCAATGATGTACAGCCGGTCGGTGGGGCGGGTAAAGGCCACGTACACCAGGTTCATGCACTCCACAAACGTCCGGTAGAGTTCGTCCTGGTACTGAGCCGCCAGCGGAGTTTCGTCCAGATCCTTCCGGATCGTGATGGTTGCGGTTTTCAGCCGCTTGATTTCCTGCCGCGCCGTGTCCGGAATCGCCAGTTCGTCCAGTTCGCCCAGCGGTCCGAGTTCGGCCCACATGGTTTCGTTGTTGCGGGGTTTGTAGGACCAGTCGGCAAACGGAATGATAACGACGGGGTATTCCAGCCCTTTGGATTTGTGGATGGTTTGGATGGTCACGGCGGAGTGGTCGGGCGGGGCGCTGACCGATACTTTCTCCTGGGCGGTTTCCCAGTAGGCCAGAAAATCGGGGAGGTGGCTGCTGTACCGGCTGCTGTAACTCAGGACTTCGTCGGTGAACCGGAACAAGTAGGCGCAATCCCGTTCGTTTTCGTAGAGGTCGAAGTACTCGGCCAGCTTTTCGGTCAGTTCGTAGATGGTAAGCTGTTGGAGCGTAACCGGGTCGAGCGGGTCTTTGTCGATTTTCGAGATCAGCCGGAAAATCTCCTGCACATCCTCGGCCTTCGCCATTTCGTCCATGAACTCCATCAGCTCGGCATTGGGCCGGTCTGGGTTGATGAGCCGGGTGTAGAGAAACAGCATGTCGTAGCGCACCATCCGGTTTTCGGGCTGGTGCAGCAGTTGCAGCAGCGACACCAGAAACCGAACCCGTTCCGATGACTGGAGTGTCAGCGAATCTTCCGAAGTCAGCGGAATGTCGTTGGCTTCCAGGTAGTCGGCAATTTTCCGGGCGTTTTTCTTGAAACGGCACAGCACGGCAATGTCGCCGTATTGATACCCGTCGGCCACGGCTTTCCGGATCAGCGCCAGCGTCCGTTCGACCATCTGCGTATTGAAATCCGGTCCTTCTTCGTCGTCGGTTTTGGCGGCAAACCGGTCGGGTTTCTCAATGAAGTCGATCTGCACGTGGCCCGGCACCCCGGCTTTGGCCGACGCCTGCCGGAATTGTTCGTCGAACACCTCCGTCACTTTCTCGAAATCCGTGCCGGTGTAGAAATCGGCCATGAACCGGAAAAAGCTGTTGTTGAATTCCACGATCGACTCGGCGCTGCGCCAGTTGGTTGCCAGCCGGTCGGGTTGCAGGTGGGGTTGGAGACCCGAAAGCCGTTCGAGTGTCATTTCACTGGTTTCGTGCGCCGACAGTAACGGGTCGAGTTTGCCGCTGTGCAGGGCCACAATCTGGTCCATATCGCCCCCCCGGAACCGGTAAATAGCCTGCTTGGCGTCGCCCACGGCCAGGTTAAACCGCTGGTAGGCCAGGTTGTTGTCGATCAGCGGCAGCAGGTTGACAAACTGCAGTTTGGACGTATCCTGAAACTCGTCGATCAGGATGTGATGAAACCGTTCGCCCAGCCGCTCGTAGATAAACGGCACCGGTTCGTCGGTGACAACTTTCACAATCAGCCGGTTGAACTCCGAAATGTGAATGCGGTTCTGTTCCCGCAGCAGATCGTCGCATTCCTGCTTGATCTGTTTCAGCAGGGCCACTTTTTGCAGGTGCTGCTCAATGGCCCCGAACGTCCGGTAACGCAGTCGACTGTCCTGCCGGAGTTTTTCAATTTGCAGAATGTATTCCCGGAGTTGTTCCTTGATGGCTTCAATCTGAAGCTGTTCGGGCGTTAAGGTCTTCTTGCCGGAGTGCCAGACATCTTCGTCAACCGCTTTCCGCACGTACGAATTGGGATCTTCCGGAAAGCCCGCGAGCGAAATCCGTTTCTTGAAATACGCCCCAACGCCCTTGTCACCGTAATAAAAGGCTTTTTCGGAAATGCCGGCCTGCTGAATTAGCCGGTGACCGTCCTGCGCCAGTTGCTCGATCTGTTTTTCCACTTCGCGGTTTTTTTCGCGCAGATTCCGCCGGATGGTTCGGAAGTGGCCCGGATTCAACTCCTTCAGTTTCTGAACGTAATCGTAATTGCGGTCGCCCAACTGGCCTTTGGAAAAATCGGCGAGGGTGCCCGCCAATCCATACCAACTCCGGCCGTCGGTGGCGTTTTCGAGGTAAAATTCTTCCAGCGCTTCCGACAGATAGGGGTGGTCTTCCTGGCCCACTTTTTCCAGCAGCCGGTCGATGGCCGTTTGCAGAATGGCGTCGGTGTCCATCTCGACCTCGAAACTGTAGGGCAATTCCAGATCGTCGGTAAAAGCCGTCACGACGCGCTGCACGAAACTGTCGATGGTCAGCACGGAGAAGGCGGAGTAGTCGTGCAGAATGGTGTGAAACGTCTGCCGCGCCCGGTTCTGGAGTTCCGCCGGTTCCAGCTGGAGTTCTTCGGAGAGGTCCCGGAGTTGGGAGTTGAGATCGCCCGCCGTAATCTTTTGAAGCTGTTCCAGAATCCGGTCCTTCATGTCCCGCGCAGCCGCGTTGGTGAAGGTGACGGCCAGAATGTGCTTAAACTGGTGGGCTTCAAACGATTTACCCAGTTCGGTCCGGTCACGCAGGGCCAGTTTAAGGTATTCCTTGGTCAGCGTGTAGGTCTTTCCTGATCCGGCGGATGAACTGAAGACTTTAAACATAAGAAAGGGTACAGGAAAGGAAGAAAGGAGAACCGGGACGGTTTTGATCGCTGTTCCTTCCTTCCTTTCCCAATTTTATAAATTCAGACGAACACCCAGACCGGACTGTAAGCCGAGAAAAAATGGTGCCGGAAGCACCTCGACGTACGCGCCGGTTTCCAGAAAAACGGACAACGGTTTGTTGGGTAAAAAATACTCAAGACCCGCCACACCCGATCCGCCGAGGGAAATTTCGGGCACCCTTTCGTTGGAGTTTCGATTTAAGTAATAATTGCGTCGGTTTACCTGGCCCCCAAAACCGTAGTAATAATGGAGTGTTTCCAATTTGCCGATGGAGCCGTGCCAGAGGTAATGCCCCTGAACGCTCACCCCGACATTTCGGTACATTCCTCTCCGATAGCTGCGCCGATTGCCGTAAATCCCACCGTAGGTACCAATATTTAAATCAAAGGCGTGGTTTTCGCCGAAATATTTCCGGATGTTGATACCGGCTGGCTCGCCGATGCGGAAACCGACGGCCCAGTTGTTGGTTTGGGCGTGGGCCTGCTGGGAAATGGTCAGGCCAAGCAGGAGTACGATAAACAGAGAAAGCGTTTTTTTCATAGGGTACGTTCATTAAACGGTGGTGGATAGCTGGTCGGCGTAGGTTTGCAAGAGGCTCAGCACCTGCTGGTTTTCCGACTCGGTTCCGACGGTGATGCGCAGGCAACCTTCGCAAAGTTTGACGCGATGCCGGTCGCGAACGATAATTTGCTGGCCGATCAGGTAATCAAAAACCGCTTTCGGATCGTCGAATTTCACCAGGACGAAGTTGGCATCCGAAGGGTAAACGTGCCGAACCAGCGGTAAATTGAGCAGATTGCGGGTTAATTCTTCCCGTTGAGCCAGAATCCGGGCCACCATGTCATCCTTACTGGAGACGTTGCCCAGGGCCATAAGTAACAACTTCTGGGTTGGACCACTCACGTTGTAAGGTGGTTTGATTTTGTTCAGAACGTCAATCAGGGCCTCCGACGCAAAGCACATCCCGGAGCGCAGAGCCGCCAGCCCCCAGGCTTTGGAGAAGGTTTGCAGCACGACCAGATTCGGGTATTGGTCCAGCAGGGTGGTGAAAGACGGCGTGTCGGCAAAGTCAATGTAGGCTTCATCGACCACCACCAGTCCCTGAAAGCTGGTCAGAAGCGTCAGCACGTCGTCGCGGTTGATCAGGTTGCCGGTCGGGTTGTTGGGCGAGCAGACAAACAGCAGCTTGGTCCGGGGCTGAATAGCCGCCAGCACCGCCGGAACGTCCAGTTGAAACGCCGGCGTCAGCGGGACTCTGATGAGCAGCACATCGTTGATGGCCGCGCTCACTTCGTACATGCCGTAGGTCGGCGGCACAATCAGAATGGAATCCTGACCCGGTACGCAGGTTGCCCGCACCAGCAGATCAATGGGTTCGTCGGAGCCGTTGCCAATGAAAATCTGCGTGGGCCGAACGCCCTTGATCGGGGCCAGTCGCTCCTTGATGGCATATTGGTGCGGGTCCGGATAGCGGTTGTAATGATCCTCCATTTCCGAATCACCAGACGTTGAACGGGTAACCGCCGACCCGAACGGGTTTTCGTTGGCGTCCAGAAAAACGCCCTCTTTACCGGTGTACTCGTCGCGGGCCGAGGAGTAGGGGGTTAGCGTCAGGATGTGGGGACGAAGGAGGGTATTGAGATCAAACATAGAATCTAAAACTTAGGAAATCGACTGTAAAGAAATCATCCGCAAACCCGAAATGTCTTCGAAATCAACGGTATTGTTGGTCAGTAAGGATAGCTGGTGGCGCAGAGCCGTTGCCGCAATGATGGAATCCCTTACTGAACGTTTTCGTTGTTGCCGCAACCGGATGGCTTCAATAATGACGTTTTCGTGAAGAGAAAACGCCGGAACTAGCTGAAAAAAGCGCTCAAACTTCTTCTGATCCCGAGGGGCGAGTTTATAATACCCTAATGTTTCAATTTTGGTAATTAATGACACCCGTAAATCCTCCTGATTAGCTACTAAATAAGCACGCAGTGAATCAAATTTTGGTTTGATCGAATAAATGACAATGTTCGTATCAAGTATCATTCTTCTCGTCCAGCTAGAGGCCGATCTTTCCTGACTTCGCGTTGCCATTCGCAAGGATCACCAAATTTTTTCTGCCACCCCACTTTGTGACAATTCTTCCAGAACATCCTTTAAAGAAGGCTTACTGCTCTCTTTTTTTTCCAGTACCCGGGCGTTGAACTTGGGTAGAATCGCAAGCAATAACTTTTCATCCTCCGGCGAATCGATTTCAATCACTAGCTGACTCATGGTTCTTCTTTTTTAGCAAGATAACAATTTTGCTGCCCTGTTCATTGCAAACTCGCCAGCCGCAGACTCACCGCGTGCTTGTGCGCTTCCAGAGATTCGGCTTCGGCCATGGCTTCAATCGTGGGCCCCAGCGCCTTAATACCGTCCTCGGTAATCGATTGAACTGTGATTTTCTTGACGAAGCTATCCATCGAAACCCCGCTGTAGGCCCGGGCAAAGCCGTTGGTCGGTAGCGTGTGGTTGGTACCGGATGCGTAGTCACCCGCCGACTCGGGGGTGTAATTTCCCAGGAAAATGGACCCGGCGTTGGTGATCCGTTCGGCCACGGTTTCGGCGTTCTCGACGCTCAGAATCAGGTGTTCGGCGGCATAGGCGTTCAGCAGGTCGATGGCATCGTCATCCGTCTCCACCAGAATGGCCTTGCTGTTTTTAATGGCCTGCGCGGCCAGTTCATGCCGGGGCAACCGCTCCAACTGCGCGATCAAGGCCAAATGAACGGTTGAGACGACGTGTTTATCCGTAGAAACCAGCAGCACCTGGCTGTCGGCTCCGTGTTCGGCCTGCGACAGAAGATCGGCGGCCACAAAAGCCGGAACGGCAGTTTCGTCGGCGTAAATGGCTACTTCTGAGGGACCAGCGGGCATGTCAATCGCCATGCCTTCTTTGGCCACCAGCATCTTGGCCGCCGTTACGTACTGATTACCCGGGCCGAAGATCTTGTAAACCTTCGGAATGGATTCGGTGCCGTACGCCATAGCCGCAATGGCCTGCGCCCCCCCAACCCGAAAAGCCTTGGTAATGCCCACCAGTTGGGCCGCGTACAGGATGGCCGGGTGGTCGCTGGGCGTGCAGAGGACAACCTCTTTGCAACCCGCCAGTTGGGCCGGAATGCCAAGCATCAATACCGTACTGAACAGGGGAGCCGTGCCACCCGGAATGTAAAGCCCGACTTTCTCGATGCCCACACTCCGGCGCCAGCACGTAACGCCCGGCATGGTTTCGATTTTCTCGATGGGTTGCCGCTGGGCTTCGTGAAATTTCCGGATATTCCGGTAAGCCTGCTGAATGGCGGCTTTCAATTCGTGGGAAACCTGGTTTTCGGCCGCTTTAAAATCAGCGGGCTGAAACGGGCGGCCGGTGTAGGCCAGTTTATCAAACTTTTCCGATAGTTCGGCCAGCGCCTGATCACCCCGGTTGCGAACCTGTTCCAGAATGGGCGCAACGGCTTTTTCAATCGCTTCGGTCGACTGCACGGGCCGGGCCAGCAGCCGGGGCCACTCCGCACGGGAAGGAAACGCAAGAATTTGCATTGTTAGACAAAAGAGAAAAGACAAGAGAGAAGAGACAAAAGCATAAATGAATGGAAATCTTTTTCTCTTGTCTAGGCTCTCTTCTCTATGAAATCAATAAATCATTTTTTCAATCGGGATCACCAGGATACCCTGTGCACCTGCAGAACGAATGGCTTCGATGTTTTCCCAGAAATCATTCTCAGTAATGACCGAATGGACTGAACTCCAGCCCTCGGTAGCGAGGGGCGTAACCGTCGGGCTTTTCATGCCCGGCAGCAGCGAGGTGATCTGCTCCAGCGCACTATTCGGCGCGTTCAGAACGATGTATTTGTTGTTCTTGGCGGCCTGAACGGCTTTGATCCGGAACAACAACTTCTCCAACAGCGTCTGTTTCTCGGCTTCCAGCGTCGGACGGGCAATCAGGATGGCTTCGGAACGGAAAATTACTTCCACTTCCTTCAGGCCGTTGCTCAGCAGGGTGCTGCCCGAGCTTACAATGTCGCAGATGGCTTCCGCCAGACCAATGCCTGGTGCAATCTCGACCGATCCGCTGATCTCGTGAATCTCCGCCGAAATCTGCTTTTCCTGGAGGTAATTGCCCAGAATCCGCGGGTAAGAAGTCGCAATGCTTTTACCGGCCAGGTCGTGAATACCGTTCCAGTCGGTGGCGCGCGGGATGGCTAACGACAGGCGACACTTCGAAAAACCCAGTCGATGGACGGTTTCGACCTGATGCGTGGACTCAACGGCCACGTTTTCGCCCACGATGCCCAGATCAGCCACGCCATCTTCGACGTAGCCCGGAATATCATCGTCGCGCAGGAACAGAAACTCGGCGGGGAAATTCGATGAAACGGATTTCAGCTTGCCGGTGCCGTAGTCGAAGCGAATGCCGCACTCTTTAAACAACTGGTACGAATCCTCGCTCAGTCGACCGGACTTTTGTAAGGCAATACGGAGAATAGAAGACACTTTGAATCGGGTCTGAATTTGAAAGCGCAAAGGTACTAAATAAAAAGCTACCCAAGCCGCCAACTTTACGATTATCAAGCCCGCAACTTCGTTACATGGGCGGTCATCGGTTATGGTATCTGCACGGACTCTTTCCTACAAATAATGCTCGGCGTTGAAAATCTGCTGCTGAACCG
This Larkinella insperata DNA region includes the following protein-coding sequences:
- a CDS encoding glycoside hydrolase family 127 protein codes for the protein MKHSFWGFFLLFVTLRGFSQDYPITPVPLSQVKVQSGFWYDRLERARTVTLPHAFHKLEETGKFENFAVAGGLKKGTFNGVRFDESDVYKVVEGAAYSLQNRYDAKLDRYLDSLITLFAAAQEPDGYLYTIRTIFGDSTGLKDWIAGPYRYGFENGSHELYNVGHLYEAAVAHFQATGKRSLLEVAIKNANHLVKTIGPKPGQIIVVPGHEEIEIALVKLYRVTGTKNYLDLARFFVDMRGRGDKRALFQDAHNLGPAYFQDHKPVVQQNEAVGHAVRAQYLYAGMTDLAALQNDQAIRDVVMKIWEDATTRKQYVTGGVGARENGESFDDPYVLPNDAAYAETCAAVANLLWNHRLFLLTGESKYMDVFERVLYNGFLGGLSLQGDKFFYVNPMSSNGKKDFGNGQPAQRSPWFGINCCPSNVVRFLPALPGYIYALRNNELFVNLFADSQTEVKLAETAVKIQQQTLYPWDGAIKLTVSPKKATAFPVLIRVPGWATNQPMPGDLYRYTTPQTPAIKLTINGKATPVTVENGYLKLQRTWKPNDVVMLTLDMPVREVVANAKVKADNGKVAIERGPIVYCAEGFDNNGQALNITQTPNQHYTPEVRKGFLGGVTVLKTQGAKPVTLIPYYAWNNRGTTEMTVWFGQMGK
- the hisG gene encoding ATP phosphoribosyltransferase; amino-acid sequence: MSSILRIALQKSGRLSEDSYQLFKECGIRFDYGTGKLKSVSSNFPAEFLFLRDDDIPGYVEDGVADLGIVGENVAVESTHQVETVHRLGFSKCRLSLAIPRATDWNGIHDLAGKSIATSYPRILGNYLQEKQISAEIHEISGSVEIAPGIGLAEAICDIVSSGSTLLSNGLKEVEVIFRSEAILIARPTLEAEKQTLLEKLLFRIKAVQAAKNNKYIVLNAPNSALEQITSLLPGMKSPTVTPLATEGWSSVHSVITENDFWENIEAIRSAGAQGILVIPIEKMIY
- the hisC gene encoding histidinol-phosphate transaminase; its protein translation is MFDLNTLLRPHILTLTPYSSARDEYTGKEGVFLDANENPFGSAVTRSTSGDSEMEDHYNRYPDPHQYAIKERLAPIKGVRPTQIFIGNGSDEPIDLLVRATCVPGQDSILIVPPTYGMYEVSAAINDVLLIRVPLTPAFQLDVPAVLAAIQPRTKLLFVCSPNNPTGNLINRDDVLTLLTSFQGLVVVDEAYIDFADTPSFTTLLDQYPNLVVLQTFSKAWGLAALRSGMCFASEALIDVLNKIKPPYNVSGPTQKLLLMALGNVSSKDDMVARILAQREELTRNLLNLPLVRHVYPSDANFVLVKFDDPKAVFDYLIGQQIIVRDRHRVKLCEGCLRITVGTESENQQVLSLLQTYADQLSTTV
- the hisD gene encoding histidinol dehydrogenase gives rise to the protein MQILAFPSRAEWPRLLARPVQSTEAIEKAVAPILEQVRNRGDQALAELSEKFDKLAYTGRPFQPADFKAAENQVSHELKAAIQQAYRNIRKFHEAQRQPIEKIETMPGVTCWRRSVGIEKVGLYIPGGTAPLFSTVLMLGIPAQLAGCKEVVLCTPSDHPAILYAAQLVGITKAFRVGGAQAIAAMAYGTESIPKVYKIFGPGNQYVTAAKMLVAKEGMAIDMPAGPSEVAIYADETAVPAFVAADLLSQAEHGADSQVLLVSTDKHVVSTVHLALIAQLERLPRHELAAQAIKNSKAILVETDDDAIDLLNAYAAEHLILSVENAETVAERITNAGSIFLGNYTPESAGDYASGTNHTLPTNGFARAYSGVSMDSFVKKITVQSITEDGIKALGPTIEAMAEAESLEAHKHAVSLRLASLQ
- a CDS encoding UvrD-helicase domain-containing protein, producing MFKVFSSSAGSGKTYTLTKEYLKLALRDRTELGKSFEAHQFKHILAVTFTNAAARDMKDRILEQLQKITAGDLNSQLRDLSEELQLEPAELQNRARQTFHTILHDYSAFSVLTIDSFVQRVVTAFTDDLELPYSFEVEMDTDAILQTAIDRLLEKVGQEDHPYLSEALEEFYLENATDGRSWYGLAGTLADFSKGQLGDRNYDYVQKLKELNPGHFRTIRRNLREKNREVEKQIEQLAQDGHRLIQQAGISEKAFYYGDKGVGAYFKKRISLAGFPEDPNSYVRKAVDEDVWHSGKKTLTPEQLQIEAIKEQLREYILQIEKLRQDSRLRYRTFGAIEQHLQKVALLKQIKQECDDLLREQNRIHISEFNRLIVKVVTDEPVPFIYERLGERFHHILIDEFQDTSKLQFVNLLPLIDNNLAYQRFNLAVGDAKQAIYRFRGGDMDQIVALHSGKLDPLLSAHETSEMTLERLSGLQPHLQPDRLATNWRSAESIVEFNNSFFRFMADFYTGTDFEKVTEVFDEQFRQASAKAGVPGHVQIDFIEKPDRFAAKTDDEEGPDFNTQMVERTLALIRKAVADGYQYGDIAVLCRFKKNARKIADYLEANDIPLTSEDSLTLQSSERVRFLVSLLQLLHQPENRMVRYDMLFLYTRLINPDRPNAELMEFMDEMAKAEDVQEIFRLISKIDKDPLDPVTLQQLTIYELTEKLAEYFDLYENERDCAYLFRFTDEVLSYSSRYSSHLPDFLAYWETAQEKVSVSAPPDHSAVTIQTIHKSKGLEYPVVIIPFADWSYKPRNNETMWAELGPLGELDELAIPDTARQEIKRLKTATITIRKDLDETPLAAQYQDELYRTFVECMNLVYVAFTRPTDRLYIIAAKQDFSTTKDGGYKNANGIDFWLYTYLTDLRGNPCWEDGKASYSLYDYITQPTHRPLLPSEPFSVWVGNREGTQPLRLRRIERTFDPTAFEKARAWWQKVCTALSLIQTPDDAEGTIRRMVAEGLLRASEQEAMQSALHTLLADPDMGSLFTPASRGDNNRRILSSNGGKSQRSGPNRVVHFPDKTVLANYLTEPADDAQHARMRSFMRMYQQMGHARVEGWLVFIPDRSVLKLT
- a CDS encoding type II toxin-antitoxin system VapC family toxin; the encoded protein is MATRSQERSASSWTRRMILDTNIVIYSIKPKFDSLRAYLVANQEDLRVSLITKIETLGYYKLAPRDQKKFERFFQLVPAFSLHENVIIEAIRLRQQRKRSVRDSIIAATALRHQLSLLTNNTVDFEDISGLRMISLQSIS